The Mangifera indica cultivar Alphonso chromosome 19, CATAS_Mindica_2.1, whole genome shotgun sequence nucleotide sequence TTTTCAATCATGTTTAGgtataaatttgatattctaTCAGACATTTACAAGTTTCTTTCAAGTTGGGTGATTTGCTGCAGATAACCTTTTTCTCCTCACAAGTATGTCGGAAATGCTCTTTTGATGGTGGGAAAACACAAGTGTGTTAGCTCTCTCTCTAGGGTAAGAATAGGGAAAGGTGGAGATAAGGGTGACTTGAAAATGGGATGAAAATATTCTTGATTTGCCAATAACAAGTCAGATATAAATTGTATTTCTATAATGGTATGTATAGGTGTGAATGTCTGATATGTATGGTCAtacatcattttaaaatattcaacgTGACATATTATTCATTTGTTAACGTGGCACATGATATACGTGTGTATATTTTGTATGTATGATTGTACATCATCTTAAAAATTcaatactttatttatttaactctAAATTCTAGTTACAttcaaacaataacaaaaacacaTGGCAAAGCACTAAAATATCTTTGAGACATACTTCTGGGTATTACAATATGGGTCTTGTCTTTTGTTGCAACACCAACCTAACCCAACATTGGTGATCATTTTTACTAATAGTAACTTGTCTTATTTAAAGtcttaaattcttatttatatggTGAAGTAGAGGCTCTTGCCATTTCTAAAACACATATAGGTGAAGTCACAACACAGAACACCGACCAACTTCAACATTTAATACTTGTTTTGCAAGATAGGAAAGCTTACGTTGGTATCTATTAGTCGAATTTAGAGATTCTACCTTCTCTTTCAACTCACACAAATACAATTATAGACATTTTGactctttaaaaagaaaaaaaaaagcctacaagcttatataatatgatacaatacaaattcgaattttttaacattactaGGTATAGGATTATACTGCTTCAACTATTAATGAACAACATTTTATCACTTTCTTTTTTCCAatcaaagaaatcaaatttgttttttttatattgaaaggattgaattttttgtttttttatcaaaatgatcaaatttgtattcttgatgaaaattattgtaatagtGACGATGAGGATAGGAGTTTGTAAGTTAGATTTGTTAAGAACATATTGAAGAAAGCTTCTAGAAGAGCTAGAAAGGTTGTACGCTTTTGCTCTTTCAATCTCAACCAAGTTGGTGAGAAACATTCATTTGAAtaattgtttgattgtttgattCGGTTGTGGCTTTGTTTTATTGTAATGAATTATGATTGTTGAAATTTAGGTGGGTTttgtggtttttgtttttttgggtaTGTTTTATAGTTTTTCGGAAATAAATTTTGGAGAAgagtataattttaaagtttttgtgagttatatatatttatgttaacaCACAAATTGTTCgtatcaatatataaaatgtttttgttagcattattgacaaaaaaaagtctcacatcAATTCTATTTAATACTGTTAAAATCaagttaataatataatatttttaataagaaataataaaagtttgactaattaaatagcagaatttaaaaagttcaatactttaaataaaaaaaataaaaaagtttagcCTTTCAAAGAGTAAAGACGTGGATAATTCAGTACCCCCACCTGTTTTTATCTTATTAGGAAATGCATCTTATAATCAATCTCTTGAAGCTTCAACACTTACCATATTAAAACTAGAATAGTTTAACAGCATAGAGTACTGCAATTCATTGGAGTCCGGATTTCACCCTGCTCCCAAGTTGCGATAAGAAATTCACAGACTCAAATACCCATTTCACGCATTGGAGTTATTTTGGTCCTATCTAGACTAATCTTAAACAATACTAATAATTCTTTCCCTAAACAGATGCTGTAAATAGTATAATCATAAGATTAATAATATACTTAATAATGGTAATGATAAACTACACGTACCAATATCTTCTTTAGCTTTACCAGTAAAACGAATATACATGAAGATTGTACTAAATATAGAAAGCATTCACTTGTCTACAACCAGACCATCATGCAGCCAATTTCTCATCATTGTAAAAGCCTGTTCTGCATCTGCATCTTCTTCCGGGGAAAGAGGACGATGAGCAAACCCATGGCCTCTTCCCTTAAAAATCACCACCCTGGACCCCCTGCCAATGCTCTTCTCAATATCCTTCAAAATATTAACTGGACAAAGAGGATCATTATCCCCTGAGATGAGCAAGACAGGTACATTGACATTAGATGCCAGAGATTGATCCATCCTTGTACCATAAAAGGAGATCCCAGTGCCAAAATAAGAACCCTGATCCCGCGATAGAAACTCTATGAGTCGGCCACCTCCAAAACAAAACCCAATTATACCAAGCTTCTTTGAAATTCCAGCCGCCATAAACTCATCAACCAACCATTTCGTTGAGGTGGCAATGTCTTTTGCAATCCTCTGGGCATCTTGTCTTGCTATCCACTGTTCAAGCATGGCCTTAGGCCGGTCCTTTGACCATGGATCCCCACGAAATAAGTCTGGAACAAGAATACTGCATAATTGTTCAACAAACAGATGGTAAGCATAGACTAAGAAATTTTTGAGAAGGGAGAATAATAATGAGTGGAATATAAATTGACACTAATATAAACAAACTGATGTTAATGAAAAGGGAGAACTCAAAACATGTATGCATGTTGATCAACAACAAATAGAGCTTTCAACATAGGCTTATTGTTGTTACATGGCTGAAAGATGTGAAAGTggatatacataaaatatttcaagGTTAAGCACCATACTTGTATCCATTGCAAGCAACACGATATGCAAAGTCTCTGGTGGAAGAATCctcaaaaccaaaaatatcagaAAGCAAAAGGACACCAGTTCCATTGTTATTTTTCACTGCCTTGAAGAGATAAGCTTGAATGCAGTCATGACCTTCCCCAATGGACAGCTCCACTCCACTAACTAACTCACATGCTTCGTCATTTCTGTCATCTTCCACTTCCACTGCACTACAAGATACTTTGGCCATTGTAGTTCTTGTATGCCatcttgaaaaatttatattgcATTGCCTCTGAAAAAAAACTGAAGCTTCACAATCAGCAGCTATATgttattcaaataacaaattaagAAATAACCCCACCATCAATAACTTGTCATATAAAGTTCACTGTGATGAAAGATGATtgctttatatatgtataacttgTTTCAACCATCAATCTAAGAAAGTATTATACAAGTGATCAGAGTAAACGAGTCAAACTAACCAACACTGTTTATACATGAGGGAACCTAGCAATAATATAAGGGTCTATATCCTGgtctttatcatttatttacagaaaattatattgaataagaaaatttcctttatattctttttgaagaatattgttttcaataatagacatttaaaaataatttaaagcaCGATGTGGTAATGCTCTCATATTTGCATGCATTTGCACTGCAATGACGTAAACAACAGGGAAACAATTGATGTTACAGGTCAAATTGCATTGATTTTATGTGTAAAATGTGGTTGTGATAATTGAGTGATAGAGGATTCTCATTTAGACCATAATTTCCTTCACTCATATAAACTGCAGGACATTCAAATTCATTTCTTTCACTacaatttgggaaaaaaaatttcccTCATCCCTCCCAGCATAATCGTGACAGAAAGCAAAAACTAAAACAGCATTGCAACATTCTGGCCACAGTCAAGATACTTTATTATATGTGCATCCCAATTGATTTGAATACTCAAGTTTTATTTCCAAGGTTAAAGTCACAGGTTCGAATGAAAAGGGACATGCATAAATTTACAACATCTTGGTAGTGAGCAGAGCTGTTATATCACCAGCATTATCACAAAGGTCAACAACATCAACTAAAAATATATCAGAGCTAGTTAAAATACCATCTTCACTAGTAGTGACCAAGATAAACTGTACTTGAATTTCAACCATAGAGCACACACAAATAAAAACTTTCTCTAAGCAAATACAAAAATATGCCTCTAATTTTAGATCACCATTTCTTTTATTGAAAGTTTCAATGCTAAAGCTAAGCATCTACAAAATATACACATCTTATGCATAGAGAAAAGgtgcatattaaaaaaaaccacaTACTTGCTatgattattcaaataaaaGCCATGTTTTCTATAAACATCATCAGCTGCACATACGGATATTTCCTTTCTCTTTTATGTTTAGAATTAGAATAAATACATTGATGGTTTTAAATCTGTAAATCTATTTGCATTAACTTACTGTTACCATAGATTCCATGATCTAAATAACAATTCACAAGGTAGCCATCTGTGATAATGTGAATAAAAGGATGAGAATTATCCTGAGTCTTCCAGATTTTCCAGTTATTAGGAATTCATTAGAAGTAAATTAGTCTTCAGTTTTCCCAATATGCAAAAAGACTTAACCACAAAGAGCAACTAGCACATAGAACATATATAATCGAAAGagtaactaaataataattgaaatccCATTTTGAGAGCCAAAGCAGAAAAAAGCTCAAAACTTGTAAAGTAAAAACATCAAggacaattaatataaaaagaaagaaacatacaATTTGAGGAGGCGTGGAAATGGAAGTAGAGAAGTGAAGGCGGCGGTGAAATGGAGCTGTGACAAATGATGGTGATACCGGAAACAAGGGGGTTGAGGCCAGTCCCATAACTCTGTGTGTCTATGTGGCTTGCAGATTCACACCAGATATTTCTGTGATATACTACAGTTGTTTATTAGCAACCTTTAGATTGGAATTTTTTCAAGACAAGCCAACGGTCATCAAATAATTTCTAGGAGAGatatttttttgggaaattagactaaatacccattttaccctcagttaagcaaaaattcatatttttcatttcctaagtaaaaatatctttttttttttttttttagttttaagcaaaaatatccaaaattttttataaaatattaaaaccacCCTTCACCACTTCAATATAAACCTTtactttcactttcatttttatttaatatttaatattacgGATTcgttcaaaagaaaaaattattattttttaattcaaatcgaaacaaatcaattcgtgagaaaaaaatatttttacgaattttaactcaaaacttaattttatttgttaaatcaagtttgtatgttatataaaatgggtatttaaatatttgataatatattacgaggttaaattaaatgttaaaaaaatatgaaagttattttaatattaaacaatatataaaggttttaaataaaatgttagaaaaatatagagacatttcgatataagacaatatatgagggtgttaaatgaaatattagataaatataggggttaaatgaaatgttaaaaaaatatgaaggtattttgatattaaacaatgtataaaggttttaaatgaaatgttaaaaaaatataagaatattttgatacaagacaatatatgatagtgtaaaatgaaatgttatataaatatagggtgttaaaaaaatattaaaaaaatatgggggtattttgatgttaaacaatgtatgaaggttttaaatgaaatattagaaaaatataagggtatttttacacaagacaacatataagggtgttaaatgaaatgttacataaatatagaggttaaataaaatattagagaaatattggggtattttgatattaaataatgtatgaaggttttaaatgaaattttaaaaaaatataggggtattttgatacaagacaatatatgagagtgttaaatgaaatgttagataaatatagggactaaaaaaattagaaaaatatataagatattttgatatttaacattgtatgaaggttttaaatgaaatgctagaaaaatattgagatagtctaatataagataacatatgagagtattaaatgaaatattaaaaatattagggtattttgataatataccATATATGAAGGTTGTAAATGAAATGGTAAGAAAATATAGGGGCATTTCGATAccaaacaatatataaaggtgttaaatgaaattttagataaatatcgagggttatatgaaatgttaaaaaaatatggggggcttttaatattaaacaatgcAAGAGAAGTTTTAATTGAAAGGGTAAGAATATATAGAAACATTCTGATAAACtataggggcattttgataaaatacaatatttgaggatattaaatgaaatgttagataaataagaTGGTAGAATCGGTATGGTTTCATGTTATttaatgtgtcatcataattAGAGTAACCATAAAGATAGTGATTGGTCATGTCATAAGATAAATGAAAGctataattgattaataaaagattcatcacttttgagtataaaaaaatatatctcatatgagaataaTGAAGACATATATGCCCGCATGATTATGTGGCCACAATGAGATTAGGTCGTACTTCGATCCATGTTGGTCAGtgatatatatcaattcataacGAGAAACCTTTAAGATAAACACTTTTTTATGTTACAACttcgagagatattagttgataaaATGATCGAATTGCACGTAACtatgatgttataaaagcttaaagATGTCTGTTAACACTCTATCGTCTGAATAGCCATAACACCTTTCTAGAGtttaatcttggtttgtgtttagATTCAACTTAAATCTAGACATTACTGACTTAATAGAGCGCTTATGGGTCATATGCATAAAgaagttgaatcaaactcaaagacgaggattgtttgttgataatcttggtgtttagggaCGAGAGAGATTGCAAATGGATTGGGCTTATCTAATTGGGTTGGAAGTCTAGTTTGACCATAAATTGACCAAGTGCATGGCCATGCATGATGTTGGCCTACCGTGCACTCGATGGGATAAGGTGTTGATCGACACCATGCAAAAAAAATGATCTATCGGCCATGCAAGCCTGTTGAGTTGATCAACATATGGTGTTTTGAAGAGTCGTGCGCATGTGGTATTCCAGTCATGCATACActcttaaacatataaataaaggcATGCTACATGGAAAAATATAACATagagtttattttataaaccttGGCCATTACAGttatctctctccctctcttgaGAACATAACTGTCCAATCCAAAAGCCTTAGTAGCCTTTTGATTAGATTAATCTATTCCTTTGTTCGTGCTCTACATGGTTACCAAGACGTCACCTCCCAAAGGCTAGATatttgtaacacccacaggtaaccttaagagtattttaatcttttctcttatttttaaattaagttattaatgttttttaaaaagatacatgcccatgtgtatGGTATACGGATCATGCATTTTCagcaaagtttgaatttaaggaTAAGATAAGAATTGTGACAAAATTGATCATTTCCATAGTTGGGCGACACAACACATGTCCATGCACTATTAATACGCACTCATATGTCGTAGCCATCAGGTGAAATAAAAAAAGgcatttaacataattttttatttttttcaccccTAATTGTACCCCAAAAGAGGGAATAACGAGTGACTAGATTTTTGGTCTCAGAAGATGAGCTTGGATTACTGGAAAAACACTAACCACATTAAGAGTTTGTTTAATCGCCAAAAGACAAGTAAGAATGATGACTTTTTGGTTGATTATTATATGAAACCATGTTATCTGGTGATTGGTTGAGATGTTGAATCAGTTTTTGATGcctataaatagaaaatatctattagttataagaatatttaattacatatttatgaaCATAGAGATTGGATAAAAGGTATTAAGGAATTGATATTAAATGAGATGGCctattaatatgaataaattcatgttttcgattgttttgttgtttttgtgtgtgtaaatatgtgtgtgtgtatggaaaattttgagtgaggttttgaaaaatatgaaactaAAATGAATACGATAGGTTAATAATAATGATGTGTAAGATGGTTTGTGTTGAGTATCTTAATATGATTATGAAtagtattagatgagttaggAAGATTAGAAATATGCTCAGAGACTTGTTTATGCGtatgataacaaaaaattagttAGAAAAGCCTAGAACTCGTAAGCTTTGCAATCTATAAATCCCAACACATGCTTGTGTATGACATCATACTGTAAGGTTTTCAGGGCATTGATAATTGATAACACAgcgaaatttaaaaattttttaaaatcaaacaattataaaattctaaCCAGGATACCCGTTTTAAACTTATGTTCATGAATATACAAAATACTCATAAAGTGTTTTAGGATTTACACATGCATTGATGGCTCATTCAAATCTTGAGGTGGCTTGATATTGAACGTTATCCAATCCTTAAGAGGCAGTGTCTTGATATCTGTACGGAGCATAAACACAGAAGGCAATCTATGCTACTACAACTCTTCAACTGGAATTGTGTGTTCATGAGATAAGgagagaaaaacagaaaacttGTTGCTAGggttttttgcctttttttctatgttttttttttgtttattttaacacATGCTTTATATATGTACAAGAGTCCGAGTATGGCAAGAGCTTAAACCAAGCCTAACACTTTTAACACACATATGCATGGGTGGCATCACAAATTTACGTTCTAACATGTTTTTAAGTCTTGCACGGCTGGAcaatgtaataccctcaggtatttttcaggggcatttatgtcttttaaccctattttgagatatttctagttttaaatacatacatatacatatacatatacatatatatatatatgtgtatatatatatatatgtatatatatatatatgtgtatatatatatatatgtatatatatatatatgtgtatatatatatatatatatatatatgtatatatatatatatgtatatatatatatgtgtatatatatatatatatatatatatgtatatatatatatatgtatatatatatatatgtgtatatatatatatatatatatatatatatataatatggacaaaaagataaaattgtatatacataaatatggatatatataaagagaaaaaagacaaaacaaagaaacttcaaggcttttccatcatcttcccaTCCATTTTAGTAGCCAACATTTTTCatgctattttcttttgttttgtgaagataaaggaaagatttgaaagggttttggaagacaaaataagaaaaagaaacaaagaagcactttggaagccttggtaactaaaagatctccttcctttcccttttcctgtgtttatatgcatgttatgtgagtATGTTAATGTGTTTCGGTGTTGATTTAAAATAGTTTTGGtaataaaggaagcaaaacaaagatgaGGGAGCTAACTTGTAAAAATTTGGCTtcaaataaggtaaggggtattatccttaatatgttttatgttttatacttttggtttattggatctatattataaatgatgattttgaagttgagaaatgttgttttgccatttggggtatctatgtgtgtgattttgttcatgatagagagttggataatatttacagttttgtcaCTAATTTCGTCTCATATTTTGGTTGctttatctaatgaattatgagtgctattatagcttgttggaaagctctttgaattctatttccaatgatatataacttgtatgaattatatattttttggactgtcaaatattgtatgaaccgaaaggactgttttaccaaataaacagtgaagacagttttttgccactgatttcatcccatgttttggctatcttatctgataaatcatgaatgctattatagtttgttggaaagctttttgaattctgtttccaatgatatatagcttgtatgaattagagattgtTTGGACTATtcaatattgtatgaaccaaaaggactgctttaccaaataaacagtgaagacagttttttgccactgatttcatcccacgttttggttatcttatctaatgaatcatgagtgctattatagcttgttggaaatctctttgaatcctgttttcaatgatatatagcttgtataaattagagattatttggactattaaatatggTATGAAttaaaaggactgttttaccaaataaatagtaaagaaatttttttgccactaatgtcatctcacgttttgactgtcttatctaatgaattatgagtgctattatagctttttggaaagctctttgaatcctcttttcaacgatatatagcttgtataaattaaaaaccgTTTGGATTGTTTAAttgtataacaaaaaaattgttctaccaaatgaacagttctgtgaacaatatttcacagtttttgggaagaaagaaaaggaagggaaaaaggaaaggaagaaagaaagtaaagaaatgagagaaaaagaaaaga carries:
- the LOC123202771 gene encoding carboxymethylenebutenolidase homolog, producing MGLASTPLFPVSPSFVTAPFHRRLHFSTSISTPPQIRQCNINFSRWHTRTTMAKVSCSAVEVEDDRNDEACELVSGVELSIGEGHDCIQAYLFKAVKNNNGTGVLLLSDIFGFEDSSTRDFAYRVACNGYNILVPDLFRGDPWSKDRPKAMLEQWIARQDAQRIAKDIATSTKWLVDEFMAAGISKKLGIIGFCFGGGRLIEFLSRDQGSYFGTGISFYGTRMDQSLASNVNVPVLLISGDNDPLCPVNILKDIEKSIGRGSRVVIFKGRGHGFAHRPLSPEEDADAEQAFTMMRNWLHDGLVVDK